In Bos javanicus breed banteng chromosome 2, ARS-OSU_banteng_1.0, whole genome shotgun sequence, the following proteins share a genomic window:
- the LOC133234253 gene encoding group IID secretory phospholipase A2-like isoform X3, protein MGLSLLCALLVFAGVAPAEADILDLNEMIRQVTGKIPIFFYSHYGCYCRKGGQGQPRDATDCHQGELV, encoded by the exons ATGGGCCTCTCCCTGCTCTGCGCACTGCTGGTCTTTGCTG GTGTGGCTCCAGCCGAGGCCGACATACTGGACCTGAACGAGATGATCAGACAAGTGACGGGGAAGATCCCCATCTTCTTCTATTCACACTATGGCTGTTACTGCAGAAAAGGTGGCCAAGGCCAACCCAGAGATGCCACAGACTG CCACCAAGGGGAGCTGGTGTGA